TTGGGTACCCTAGATGTCATAAAAACATCACAGCAATCATGTGAACACTAAATAAGCTCAGAGATAAACCCATCAAATCTTATATGAGAAGGTgaggagaagggaaaaaaattaggaCTCCGTAAAATTCGATCACCCAAAAGTAGAAAACACGAGCAAATCCCAACCGTTCCAACTTCACAATTAAGTAGAGgatacaggaaaaaaaaaaataaacaaaaaattaagaatccaaactaagagagagaaaaaagtagAGAAAATAACAGAATTACACAACCAACATAAAAAGGGCAAGGGTACCAAGCATCAATGACACTACTTCCCCTTAATACTCTTCTTTAAGAACTATCAAATTAATTCCtatatgaaaatagaaacatcATTATACTTATCTACCCTGTTCCCTTTTTTcagtctttttcttctcttctttcttttgcgTTTTGGTGCGTGCAATCCTCACTTTGCCATCATGACCTTCACAAACTCCTCGTAGTTGATCTGACCATCACCATCAACATCTGCCTCACGGATCATCTCATCAACCTCTTCATCTGTGAGCTTCTCACCAAGGTTGGTCATGACATGGCGCAGCTCAGCTGCAGAGATGAAACCATTCTGATCCTTGTCGAATACCCTGAaggcctccttgagctcctccTCAGAGTCGGTGTCCTTCATCTTCCGGGCCATAAGGTTGAGGAACTCTGGGAAGTCGATGGTCCCATTCCCATCCGCATCCACCTCATTTATCATGTCCTGGAGCTCAGCTTCTGTTGGGTTCTGTCCCAGTGATCTCATTACAGTTCCCAGCTCCTTAGTTGTGATGCAACCTGCACAGAAACATTGagacaaaaaattttgaaacatcAAGACCTAACATTTTCTCTACCAAATTAGACCAACCATATGTATCCAAGATCACTTGCTTCACATGTATTACCATCCAATGCAGCCAAATGGATGTGTAAATTTTTTTACAACACATCTGCTGAATAAATATGGATGCATCACAAATTGAATGGAAACAAGATAATAGATACTAGAGCCTATGAAAATCTGTTCATACTTTCCAGTCACATTGTTCTGAGTTGCAAACTCCCAAGTCCACCCATTACTCCAGAGACTTCAATTATGAACATTTGTAAGAAATAGGGTATTTACACCCTTCAGTTCAAACCCATCTCCACAACTTTCAATTATAACCACTTATTTAATATCTTAAGACCACAAATTaactccaaaaaaattcaattctcAACTTTTAATCGAAAAAGGAAATGCATGAAAAGCAGAGGAAGCCCTTCAAAGAGAATGAGATAGCTCAAGCTGTCATTCTCGGACAAAAAAGAGGCCAATTACAATGAACACATTATCAAATTAAGATGAGTCCATTTCTTCAATTGCTACTAAGCTATTTCGGACCCCCATAAAAAGAAAACAGTACATAAGGGGGGACAATGGCCATGAGCAAATAAGCTATTTTAAGATACAAAGAATGTACAGGCAATCTTCTTATTGCAGGTTCTTCATAGCAAGTAATTGTTAACAATGCAACACTTTCAGGAAAAACTACGTCCATTTCAATACATGTCAATCTTGACTTGCAGAGAAGAAAACACATCGTGATACATCTTAGAAGCATTACAATCTATCTAACCCATCAGGAATTAAAGAATGGATACTTTGATggtcaaaagaaaaatagatcaGAGCAACAAGTACAAACAAGTTCAATGATAATCAGAAACCTCTTGCTTCTAGTCAAGTGTGAGGCAAACGACCAAGAACCGTTTTCACATTTTAAGAACAACAGAATCATCACCAATCAAATCCGAAACGACCACGATCTAGCTACTAACGTCCTTCAAGATGATCCAATAATAATATACACAATTTCTATTCACCAAAAGAcaacgaaaaaaagaaaagaaaaagaaaccacGATCACAAACCATAAATCCAAGATCTCGATGGAAAACGAAAGAACCCTATAAACCCACCAACGGATTTGAAAAGAACCAAAAAGTAGATGGAGAAGAGATTCTATCCTAATAATCCAAATTAAAcgctagagaagagaagaaggaaatctGACCGTCTCCATCCTTGTCGAACAAGCTGAAAGCCTCCTTGAACTCGGAGATTTGATCGTCAGTGAGCTGATCCGCCATCACTTCTGCTTTTCTTTCAGAAATCGATTCTCACAATGAGGGGAAAGAGAGGAACAGATTAGAGAATAGAGAGGcggggaagggagagagagatcgagaAATCGGTGCCAAGAGTAGATGGAAACCGTTCGTTCGCCTGTGTCTTCTCCGGAGAATTAGGTTTTGGTACGAACGGAAGGGCTTTAAGGGCAtctaatctctttctctcccatcCGGACGTTATCGCTTTCTTCAAAATCAGAAATCCCGAGATTACCGGATTACCCTTCACGTATGTTTCAcaactctctttttttggggtcggagcaaggattaaagtatcggtatcgattattgtatcggtcggtcaaaattaagatacgtatcggagggtatcgtatcgtattggagaaacactaagatacgctaaagatacacacataaatggatagaaaccatttttttaaacacttttgcataaagaatttgttaaaaaaaaactattgataacatgtattatgcataaacactaaattgagggtatcgtactaagaattcaaggtatgtagttatcccataaatgtaaaatccttgttcccaaccttgatttccactttagttagggaaaaatatgactgacaacaactttggaacaaaaacccttcaaaaaatcgtttttttttttctgaaaaattacccatattggccattatatggccgtagcaccgatacgtatcgatactcaccgatacgtacctatatatatatatatcgatactcaccgatacgtgctgatatataccgatacgtaccgatcgatacataccgatactcatcgatacgtaccaatacataccgaaacgtacattttacctcaattttatatttttcatagagtcgtattgaggcatgtcgtatcgtatcgatgtgtattagtggtgtattgatgcatgtcggtatgtattgtaggatatatatcgatacgaaatgatttaaaaaattcaatgtatcgtatcggtgtgtatggTATCGGcggactaaatttaagatacgtatcggagggtatcgtatcggtatcggagatacttaaaaccatgggttgGGGGATAgacaaatgtttttttttttttttttaaNNNNNNNNNNNNNNNNNNNNaaatataaccattatttaaaatgtgaacatgtctttactttttagtttttattctttaatttggggggtaaaatatgtattttacaatcattaaagggtcgggccaagtcggtgcacaataggctggtctcggtcgggtgctcgacggtccaagtagcaaaatcgagaccgaccatttataaacgggccgggccgggccgatctataaacAGTCGATCCCGATctgtttagtcgggtcgggccactaattgacacccctaccctcggttatatatatatatatatatgggaaaaagttGAATATGCTCTTGAGATTAAATAtgttagcacccattgtgtttatctctctcttcccttttttctgaaatgatccTCATattcttcctgaatgatacttcatcatgtgatcctattggtgctatccgctagcatacatGATATCAGTGACatatctatccctctccctatatatatatatatataatcatactATCATATAAAAGCATATACTCAAgctattcataaaaaaaaaaaattcaatcccaCCCTTACGATTAAAAAGATACCAATTTTCCTATTTTAGAGGAGAACTTACTTTTAATTAACTTTCCTATTTTCAAGGAATCTCTTGGTATTAATTCATTCTCACACCAtcatctctctccttatttctCTACTCTCTGTCATTCTAATATTAGCTTTTTTATTCAGTTATTATTAGTTTTTATCGTAGATTCTCACTCTCCACTCTCTCAAACTctctatattttttaaattctctCACGTCAATTGATTTcctaatcttttttattttctttacaaataataaaaaaataaaaaattaaatttccaaTTTTTAGTTTGatacgatctctctctctcaactttcCTTCTactctctcccttccttttctctctcctactcacaTCAATACCCTCACttcaatactctctctctctctctctctctcgactttctttcttctactatctccttctctctcgctctgccttcaccttcttcttacattctttttcttgttcttgttctgtTTCTTCTCCTCGATCTCATCTCACAATGCTTAACACCTAACAAAGAAAATACTGGAGAAGTTCTCGGGATATCCAATCCATAAAGACGAGTAATTTCCTTCAAGCTCTTTATATTCAATTTTGTTTGATGTTGAAACTCTACAAAGACAGGTAatgaaacttaatttttttttcttttattaatttcagTTAGAGTGGTAACTGGTCATCCCGACAGggaagaagtgatggaaagagtTCTAGATGTGGTCAAGAGCTTAAGAAGGTTGATCCTTCCAAGGTCATTTTCTTATTAGAATAATTTCTTTGGTATCATTATTGTTGTTGGTTGTTAGCCTGTGTTGGCATATATTGCTTTTTGATTGGAACCTCGAGAGTTTGATACCTTTGAGATTCTACAAAATTCTCCTGTTTGGAGATTGGTTCTATTCAATATTTTACTAAtaaagctttctttttctttaatgtaTTTATGCAGCAGAGTTTAATTTCGTCCAAAGTTCAAGTTTTTGGTGAATAGTTTAGATTCGTTTGGAAAACTTCATGTGCCATAATAGCTTAGAGATTGAGTTTGGTGATTATGTTAATTTTGTTATTGGGCAGAACTGGACTAAGTTGAGTGGAATTTTACAGTGATTGATCAATTCTCTATAATCAATGTATTTCCAAgctgtatatattttttaaattatgtttttttttttccttttgctttggCTGTCTTAAATCTATAAATTTGTTTCCTTCAGTTTCATTCGCAGGTGGAAAAGTGCAATATTGATGGCATTGTGTGTTATGTGTTCGGTTGCCAAGCTAAGGGGATCCAAAGGGCTTCAACATTGAAGGATTTCATAAAGAATGGGTGCAATTGTCTGTTTAGATTAATCATGCATTTCTTCCTTTGCTGAACTTAATTGTATTTATTCCTAATAATAACTAGGAAATAGAGATAAATTGTTACatagccaaaaagaaaaaaatccgaAATTTAAAAACTGAGTTCACATCTTGGATTAGTTTAAAGTTCCAAGCTACATGCATATTGTGGAGGACTTTTAATTGTATTTATTCTTAATAATAACTAGGAAATAGAGATAAATTGTTGCAtagccaaaaggaaaaaaatccgAAATTTAAAAACTGAGTTCACATCTTAGATTAGTTTAAAGTTCCAAGCTACATGCATATTGTAGAGGACTTTAAAGTAGATTGTTTAGATTGAATAATCATTCTTGATGAATTGGAGTTGCTTTTGAAAACTCCCTTTCCTTTGACTGAACTAGTGTTTTAAAGCCTGAAAACTTGGCTCAACGTGGAAATCCATCCTATTAATTATACCTATCTGGTGACATATTTTTGGATGACTTAATTATCAATCTCTTTAGAATTGCTAGAGATAGTGGAGGTTTATAAATTCATCATGCgctcttgtttttctgtttgtCGAATACTAAacaccccctccaaaaaaaaaaaaaaaaaagatgagaagaatAAAGGGATTGAGCTCCCCATTTTTTGAATCTCAACATTTTATGTGCTTCCtgaataatctctctctctctctctctctcatttttttttagggtaccCTAAAATGTAGCGTGGCCCTACTCCAACACGTGGGCTAATGGGAGCACtaatagaagcatcaacaagggtggAATTTCTAACTTTCATTAGGGGTGAATGAGTCTGGGCATAAGGGCCATGCTTCCTTTTAGGcctattttttccaaaataatatAATTGTAACCCATCAGATAGCTTTATCTTACCCAATTAAAaatattatactttttttttttgcagctaCGCCAATATTCAATTGGAAATGAAAAATCAATGTGAAGATGCTTTTAAGCCAGAAATTTATGGGGGATGTTAAAGTTATAGAACGCATAATTTCAGAATCAACTAGCTATACTGTTTTGAAGGATCATAAGGTACCCAACAATGCCTATTTATGTGTCTCTCTCTCATGATTGGTTTTGTAATTTATGTAATTCTTGAAAAAACAGTTTGCAATCTTTCAGCTTATGATCCATTTTGAATGTTTGCTATATTGTTGTTGGATATTTCATTTCAGTTGTTTATTTGCATTCAAACCTATATTTTCTTCGCATAATTGTTTTACTGTGTGTTTCTAAGAATCCGTTATCCTGATTGCATTGATACTTCTTTAAATAGGTGATAGAtttctacaaaatgcccctattTGGAGACTGATTTTATTCAATATTTCACTAATAaagctctctttttctttaatgtATTTATGATAAAGTTTAATTCCATCCAAAGTTTAGGTTTTTGCTTAATTTCTTATAATTTCCTTAGGTTGATCATTCTAAGGTCAGTTCCTTATCAGAATAATTTCTCAGGTATCCTTACTGTTGTTGATTGTTAGACTATGTTGGCATATATTGCTCTTTGATTGGAACCTCGAGAGTCTTATACGTTTGAgattctacaaaatgcccctgtTTGGAGATTgtttgttacacccgtgccctaatccagtctaatttgaaatttttgtgataggcctcggatcggagattgGAAGTATgaccgggttttggctcatggctgtgcattgccgaaggggtaggGATGATCCCACATGTTcttgcattgcatgcctatctaactggaggggattaatacctttcgatcctagacggtaagtgacccgactccccacacttgatttctggcACGCATCAAAATTATCGAaaagccttgagcatgtccgaagGCAACCACCCATGAGAGACCAACCCTGAGATAGCAAGTTGagttgtcttgaccaccggaaacaagccactgGAAGTAGCCTGGGCCTAGATCCGAtgcctgttttcggtggattgacaggctgctgtcgaggttctgatgcccgtggttcccgccgctcgcatcgtaaatgactttggatgatcccaaatcatcctccacaccttccttgtgATGTGGGAACTTTAtagacctaaatgtgtgggtcctcgtgccccaaaattcattttaaccctattgaTTTAAAAGAGgttcaaaccaaacagaccctaaggctcacttaagttataagttgggaaatgaggatttatttcctcatttcccttgtgcccaacataggagaggagagaaagaggagaggaaagaagatgaagaggaaggagaaggggttggaggcctaccttggtgctggctgccgccttgttgctgGAATCGCTACCAGAGGTAAGTAcgacctcccataccactctctctctacATTTCGACCTAAGTagggctaggtatggatggaatcttgatgtacaaaccatgttagggttgtaggatgagtgttcttccctcccggtgttgttgccgagctcgggccaagcccggtgagcttcggcaacatgtaatgccaaaagaccaactagggttttgatcattcgatcgacgtatctcccaaatggatcggtggaattggaattttcttgctTAGTATGATGCTAGGACATcctctacaaactccacggaatAAATCCCAGCAATCGGGCTCGAgctaaaaaaccccaaaatagttGGACTGCCCTGATCCTCCAccggaaatagcccaccggatctGTTGGGTCTatttccggtggcatattttcgatggacatggagccttatgtgctctctgtcacctccaatGGAAGCAGgtttgatatttctggtggaaatgccttgtttccggtggttgtttctagtgacattactgtcattgggagacagtgtctgtaccctttgggggtgacctgtgtgggtccctcctgatgtttttgacacatactgatgtatgattcccttgtgtctagga
This genomic stretch from Macadamia integrifolia cultivar HAES 741 chromosome 2, SCU_Mint_v3, whole genome shotgun sequence harbors:
- the LOC122072197 gene encoding calmodulin-7 — its product is MADQLTDDQISEFKEAFSLFDKDGDGCITTKELGTVMRSLGQNPTEAELQDMINEVDADGNGTIDFPEFLNLMARKMKDTDSEEELKEAFRVFDKDQNGFISAAELRHVMTNLGEKLTDEEVDEMIREADVDGDGQINYEEFVKVMMAK